A segment of the Collimonas fungivorans genome:
TGGAACGATTCCACGCGGTTACCGAATCGCCGCGTTTTGCGGCGGCTTCAGCGAATGCGGCGCCGAGCAGTCCGGTACCGAGAAAAGTGATGTTTGCCATGACTGTATCCTTTTGAAATTAAACCTGAACAGCAGAATGGCAAAATATAACACCGGAACAATTTCGACGAGCGCCGCCGCCGCGTTGTTCGAAGATCGTCAATTGTTTCCGGACAATAGTGCGACCCTGGCCGGCAGCTCTGCTTTCAGAAATTCTATATAGGCCCGCACAGCCGGGACCAGGCCGCGCCGGGTCGGGAATACCAGGCGCACCTGTCCCGATGGCGGGCGCCAGTCGGGCAGCACGCGTTGCAGGGATTTCTGCGCCAGGTCTTCCGCACATACGTGGCGCGGCAAAGCGATCACGCCCATATGCGCCAGCGCGGCCTTTTTAAGAAGCCGGATGTTGTCGCTTCTCATGCGCGGTTTTAATGTCACTACCTGCTCTTCGCCTGCCTGGTTCAGCAATCGCCATGCCGGTGTTTCCTCGTCCATGCCAAACACAAGCGCGTCCAGCGCCGCCAGGTCGGCCGGGTTTTGCGGCTCCCCGGTCCGTTCTATGAAAGACGGGCTCGCATACAGTCCCCAGGGAGTCGAACACAAGTTGGTCTGAACCAGGCTGGAGTTTTCCAGCGCCTGTGAATTGATCCGCAAGGCGACATCTATCCTCTCTTCAACCAGGTCCACGTTGCGATTGGTGATCTGCGTCATGACCTGGACTTTTGGATACATGGCCATGAAGCGCGGCAAAAGATCGCTCAGGATCATGTCGATCATTCCTTCCGGAGCGCTGAAGCGCATCACCCCGACCGGCTCGACCAAGGTGCGCTGCACGACATCCTCGGCGGCATGGGCTTCGACGATCATCGCCACACAATGCTGGTAGAACTGGGAGCCGACCTCGGTAAGCGCGATCCGGCGCGAGGTCCGGTGCAGCAAGCGGACTCCCAGCAATTTCTCCAGCTCCGCGGTACGCCGGCTCAGCCTGGATTTCGGTATGTCGAGGGCATCCGCCGCTGCGGTGAAGCCGCCGCGGTCAACCACCTGGACAAAAAAATACAGGTCGTTGAGGTCGATAGTCAGTTTTTTCATCAAAGTTCCGCCTTTATCGTTCTATACATAGAACGGAAGATCGCATTTTAGCTAATTTATCTGGATTGTCTTTGCGCATAGTATCAATCACACGGCAAGACAGGCTGGAAACAAGTTTCACAGGCTGTCGACGCCGCCGCCATCCCGGCTCATATTTTTACTGAAAGCGCAAAATGAATATCTCGAAAATTGTTGTTGCCGCAGCTCTCGTTGCTGCCGCCGGCTCCGCCCTTGCCGATGCCGCCTATCCACCTGAAGTTCCTTTTGTCTCGAGCAAGACCCGTGCTGAGGTCGTGGCTGAATTGCAGCAGGCAAGCGACCAGGGCAGCCTGAACTATGCCGCCTCCGCTTACCCGGTCCTGCAGCCTGTCGCCTCGACCAAGACCCGCGCCGAAGTCAAGGCGGAGCTGAAAACCGATCCGGTTGTTGCGAACCGGGATCTGGACGAGCTTCGCGACAATGTCGGGCATTGAGCAAACAGTCCATGGTCAAGCCATGCTGAGAGAAGAACGTGGCGATGCGCCGTGCGTATCGCCACGGTATTGAACTATTGAATCATCGAATATTGAAAATCATGCAAACTTCACCAGCCTTGTATCGCATCGGCCGTACCCTTCTTGCTTCGCTGTTTGTCGTTTCCGGCGTGCTCAAGATCACGGCATTTTCCAGCGTGGTCGCCTATATGGATCGCATTGGCGTGCCGTTTGCTACCATCGCCGTGCTGGCATCGATCCTGGTTGAGGCTGGTGGAGGCCTGGCGATTCTGAGCGGCTGGCAGGTCCGTCCTGTTGCCGTGGTAGTGGCCATTTTTACTGTGATAGCAACTTTGACCGCGCATCGGTTCTGGCAAGCAGAACCTGCCGGCATGCAGAATCAGCTCAACCACTTCTTGAAAAATATTGCAATTATTGGGGCTCTGCTGATGTTGGCTGCGATGGATGACAGCTACATAAAAAACAAGATAACCGCATCAACAAATTTAAAGTGAGATGTGAATCCTACTTTTACCTCAAGGGCGCTCTGCTCCGACGCCAGGATAGGGATGAGGTGCAATTGAATCCGTATCTCTGTGAGGTAAATTGACGACCAAGGAGTCGCGCAGGTTTTCGACGTCGCGCAGCGGCGAACGTCCAAACAGCCGGCTATACTCGCGGCTGAATTGCGATGGACTCTGATAGCCCACGCGATAACCGGCCGTGCCGACATCGAGCCGTTCGACCAGCATCAGGCGGCGCGCTTCGTAAAGCCGCAGTTTCTTCTGGTACTGCATCGGCGTCATCGCCGTTACGGCGCTGAAATGATGATGGAGCGAGGACACGCTCATGCCGACATGACGGGCCAGGTCTTCCACACGCAGCGCACTTGTGAAGTTCTGGCGCAGCCAGGCGATGGCCTTGGAAATCCTGTTGCCGGGACTCTCGGCCTGGGCGATCCGCAGCAGTCGCGGACCGTAAGGCGAGGTCAGCAACCGGTACAGGATTTCCTCCTCGATCAACGGCGCCATTGCCGGTATGTCATGCGGACGGTCGAGCAATCTCAACATTCTCAAGGTTGCGTCCAGCAGTTCCGGCGTAGCGCCGTTGACGGCCACGCCGCGCATGGCATCGGCAGCGCCTGCGCTGGCCGGCATGCCTATCCTGCCGATCAGGTGCTTGAGCCGCTCACCGTCGATCGCCATCGCCACCCCCAGATGTGGAACCTCAATGCTGGCTTGCGTAATGAACGAAACGACGGGGAGATCGAGCGACACCACCAGGCAATCCCCGACGCCGTATTCGAACACCTCGGTTCCCAGCGTCAGGCTCTTCGCCCCCTGGACCACCAGCGCGAAGCATGGCCACTGCGTGGTATTGAGCGCCGGAGACGGGGCAGAGCGGCGGCCAATGAAAAAACCGTCGATGGCCGTTTCGAGTTCGCCATCGGCGCTGGCGAAACGGGCAATGATGGATGCCATTTCCGGGTAGGGATCTAAACTTGTCTTCATGGCAAACATCTTGTATTTAAGGATGGGCGTAATGGCATCCAGCTTACCTGATATCCCAACGGGTGCATTGGGTGGATACAGCGATTTGCAGGATCGTGGATGATTTCCGGAGAATCCGGATAACGCAAGGGGCATGGTCGATGACACCATGCAGTCATCAACTTGACCCAATCCCTTACAGAGGAACTTGCCATGACAACCGATCTCACCCGCAGCGCCGCCCAGGGCAAAGTTGTACTCGTTACCGGCGCAAGCAGCGGTATCGGCGAAGCTACGGCCCGCCATCTGGCCGCCGGCGGCCACAAGGTGCTGCTGGGCGCCCGTCGCGTCGACCGCATCGCCGTCATTGCCAAGGAGATTTTGCAAGCCGGCGGCGAGGCCGGCTTTCACGAGCTGGACGTGACCAGCCTCGACAGCGTCCAGGCCTTCACGGCCGCTGCTATCAATCGATACGGCAGGATCGATGTGCTGGTCAACAACGCCGGCGTCATGCCGCTGTCCATGCTGGAAGAACTGCGGATCAGCGAGTGGAACCAGATGATCGACGTCAATCTGCGCGGCGTCCTGCACGGCATCGCAGCAGTGCTGCCGCTCATGAAAGAGCAGAAGGTCGGGCACATCGTCAATATCGCCTCTACCTCCGCCTACCGGGTCGATCC
Coding sequences within it:
- a CDS encoding LysR substrate-binding domain-containing protein, coding for MKKLTIDLNDLYFFVQVVDRGGFTAAADALDIPKSRLSRRTAELEKLLGVRLLHRTSRRIALTEVGSQFYQHCVAMIVEAHAAEDVVQRTLVEPVGVMRFSAPEGMIDMILSDLLPRFMAMYPKVQVMTQITNRNVDLVEERIDVALRINSQALENSSLVQTNLCSTPWGLYASPSFIERTGEPQNPADLAALDALVFGMDEETPAWRLLNQAGEEQVVTLKPRMRSDNIRLLKKAALAHMGVIALPRHVCAEDLAQKSLQRVLPDWRPPSGQVRLVFPTRRGLVPAVRAYIEFLKAELPARVALLSGNN
- a CDS encoding DUF4148 domain-containing protein, whose product is MNISKIVVAAALVAAAGSALADAAYPPEVPFVSSKTRAEVVAELQQASDQGSLNYAASAYPVLQPVASTKTRAEVKAELKTDPVVANRDLDELRDNVGH
- a CDS encoding DoxX family protein, with product MRRAYRHGIELLNHRILKIMQTSPALYRIGRTLLASLFVVSGVLKITAFSSVVAYMDRIGVPFATIAVLASILVEAGGGLAILSGWQVRPVAVVVAIFTVIATLTAHRFWQAEPAGMQNQLNHFLKNIAIIGALLMLAAMDDSYIKNKITASTNLK
- a CDS encoding AraC family transcriptional regulator — its product is MKTSLDPYPEMASIIARFASADGELETAIDGFFIGRRSAPSPALNTTQWPCFALVVQGAKSLTLGTEVFEYGVGDCLVVSLDLPVVSFITQASIEVPHLGVAMAIDGERLKHLIGRIGMPASAGAADAMRGVAVNGATPELLDATLRMLRLLDRPHDIPAMAPLIEEEILYRLLTSPYGPRLLRIAQAESPGNRISKAIAWLRQNFTSALRVEDLARHVGMSVSSLHHHFSAVTAMTPMQYQKKLRLYEARRLMLVERLDVGTAGYRVGYQSPSQFSREYSRLFGRSPLRDVENLRDSLVVNLPHRDTDSIAPHPYPGVGAERP
- a CDS encoding SDR family oxidoreductase, giving the protein MTTDLTRSAAQGKVVLVTGASSGIGEATARHLAAGGHKVLLGARRVDRIAVIAKEILQAGGEAGFHELDVTSLDSVQAFTAAAINRYGRIDVLVNNAGVMPLSMLEELRISEWNQMIDVNLRGVLHGIAAVLPLMKEQKVGHIVNIASTSAYRVDPTAAVYCATKFAVRALSEGLRQENTDIRVTVVSPGLTRSELVDGITSPQVQAAVRQMMDQAIAPEAIAQAIGFAIGQPADVDVSELIVRPTAQR